AGTTAGTGCGTAAGCGAAATCAGTGATTACTATATAATGACGCTCAATGACAAACGTGAATAGGTATGAAAGGGTGCCGATGTACGACACCAGAATATATTAAAAGTACCTGAATGACTGATGACGAATAAATATAGAGTGGTCGCTCTCagttaggtatgtacctacaattTTTCATTACTTTCGACCTATAATACTTTGCATTAAACACCAATGTTAACTTAGCGATAAAAAAACCTCCGACTCAGACCGCTACAATAATAACCTCACATGAAACAAttctttcatcaaaatctacctagcctttttccacTATGTTGGATTCGGCTTTCAGTCCAATTGGGTGTACCTAGTTAGTTTAGTACCGGTCCCATAAaaatcaaacacaaaaaaataatttatcaaaaaacttcaaaatcaGGTCACAAATCagataaactatttattttcatagtgATTGCGTGATCGAAGGTCCACTCAGTCCTTACATAGTCATAAAACGTCACCGCACGTCCCGGAATGATCGCAACCTAATTCCAAATTCCGTTCACTCCATCGAAAACCACGTGCAAAAACTAGGCCAAGTTCACTCAAAGGATAGTTGAGCATTCAAATCAAACTATATCGTTTTGTAATAACTCTATTTAGAACATAAGACACCAAATACTTGACTTGAATTATTCATTTTTGAGTAACGTCGCCTTGGACTATGGTGAATGGTGAAATGTATGGTATCATTTTAATGttctattattatataatggaagttttatttgtattacattaattatatcACGTCTTCAATTAATAAATGCTTGTTTAGTTACTAATCACAAGCGCTATTGTCGAAGAGCACGTTAGCTGTCTGTCCTGTGGCTGATCTCTCAGCTCGTGTCGAGTTGCGTTCCTAAAGACTTTTCGTACAGGACTTCTTGTCCCTACCGTGTAAACTACGTGTTTTACTAACATTATTAACCTTAACTCCTCAAACTCCCGTACATTATGAAACGAAAGCGGGAGTATGTATAAAGTACGTACACTTCGCCAAGCAATCATCACAAAGAAAATCTTCATATCCATTTACACACAAAAATGTGGCTCACCCGCTCTCGTGAAATAATCCATTTCTAAATTGCTATGAAGGGTGCAGTTGGGGGTACGCCATCATAGGGTCAAAAGTAACAGCGACACAGATAATCATATAAGCCGGGATAAAGGTCATAATACAGAGAGATAGTCGAATATGATATTAAACTAATCAACTGAATGCACTGCCAATGTCAagccaattaattatttatattgaccTGACCTACACGTGGAATCATTGAAATTGGACCAGCAACCAATGAGAATTACTGATGACTTTTCATTACATTAATAACTACCGACACaagaattaatttcaaaataattttaacaggaATCATATAAcgcttaataatattatttctcagAATATTTCCATCTTTTGCTTAAAAcaagaatgtaaataaatctcaATATTCATTTTCTGTAAAGAACCTGCTATCTTGTATTTCACACAATTTTCACTGGAAAATATGATTTTCTCAAGATTCGCAATAAAATAACAGTATTGCAAGGAAATACTAAGAAATCAGagaattttatacattttgaatTTTACAGGATGATATTGCATTACAAGAGCTTTGTTACAATTGTCCAAAATTGGATGTCGCCGAGTGTAAATCCGTTGCAATCAAATACTAATGTCGATTCCATTAggcttatttaattaattagccTAAATGATTGATGCTGATCCCTCGCAGCGCCGGATTACTGCtaacacaaaacaaactatCATTGCAATTATATTTCATTGTAAAGCGGATCCCACACTACCACGAATCCAACACCGATCAAAGAACTTTTCTGACAGCCAATTCTATGTGGGCTTTAAGGTATACCGAATCTTCTTATTATCAGATTCGATTTTCTGGTGCAACTAATGCGATGTGTCATGAAAAGTcatatttgatataaaaaaatacgcaaACCAAAAAACTGGTATGAATGCTCGGTATGACGCTCGCTAGCGAAAACGAGCACTAAGTTGCATATGACACGGTAGTGTGAGATCCGGCTAAGCCTAGTGATTAGAtggatttaattataaaattcatgAGATTTACTAGCCGTGTCCAACACTTTCATTGACTAGTTTATCATTCATTAAGAATAGTATAATTACTTTCTTCATTTTAAGATAAATTAAAGTACTTTTATGAATTTGTTACTTTGTTTCTGATTGGTTTTGTACCCCACTACGGTAGCCAAAACATTAACGTGCGGTTTCAGGTCATCCCTGGTACGGGTTGTCGCTCCAGTGATCGAACCGAGTGACTGCATAGGAAAACCTACAGGTTCACCCCCGTTGTGCACCCTGCAGGCACAGCCCAGGGTACAGACaaccgacagttgacccgatgctTGGATATTTCTTTAAAGAACACTTGATTCCAATTAAAGTTTAAGTACCTGATCTTTGAAATGTAGGTACGTGCCTTCATCTTCATATCGATTTATAAGTTTAAACAAACTTACGGCTGACTAAAAATTTTCAGTGGGATCTCTTAACAAAGAAAGTAACACAGAACAACTAGGAAAATTTATAGActtgaaaaataagaaaaagtatCCGTTTTCATGTTTCAAATGTACAGTACAGCCAGCCATATCAATTTCAGTTGTACAGTTTTGCTTGCCTTATTGGCGCGTCTCTACAACTCACTCAGAGTAACATTTGAAGCGCATCATATATTTCCGGAATTAAGTCGAGTGCCATCTCCAAGATTCCACATTTTCTCTTTGACACAGACGCAGCCTCATGAATCAAGTGTTTAGTCAATATTAACTGGCTGACTTGTGATAActtctaaatttaaaataagatgATTCCAAATTGTTGTGGAACTTTGACTTTCTGATTTCCAAGGATGTGGAGATATTTCACTTGCGTTAATTTACTCGCTTCTCCAaaaggtttcacccgcgtttcgTGGAATAGTCTCCTGTGGCCTTTCTGCATAAGTGGGTTATCTAAcactggaagaatttttcaagttTGTAAACAAGCAAGTAATCTCTTCAGCTTTGTGATATTAAGTAACCATTTTCTACGATCACAATATAAGTTTTCAGCTAGTTTAGTGCCagttagtttttagggttccgtacccaaagggtaaaacgggaccctactgttttcgctcttctgtccgtctgtccgtccgtccgtccgtcagtttgtctgtcaccaggctgtatctcatgaatcgtgatggttagagagctgaaattttcgtCCTCAGCCTTTCTCGAAAGAGATATCATGTTAAAGTTTCTCTGACTTCGACAGCAAAATAACCACCATATCGAAACCATACAACTGCACATATAACAATGGCCTACAAGAAGTACAGCTGAATATAATACACATTTATGTAAACGAAGGTCCAGCGACTAATCTGGCAGCATTGTTGTAAGATCAAAGATCAGCATGTTCATCTTATTCGCCGTACATTGTTCCAGTGGACGCTGCGAGTTCACTGTTCATCTGTACCGTTTGATTTCATTGAACAATTGTACCATCCCCGCCTGCTAGTTTATTATTCCGTCTGAATAATTTATCATGCATTTATGCATAATTAAAGGGTTGACTGATTGCTTTATTCACGTATGCTTTAACTATATCGAGTTTGCTGACCATCTTTTCAATTTCGTTTAGCAAAGAAAGTGATGATAATAAGAAGCTCGTCCTATGTAATTCCAATGctttcaaataacttttatgATCGTATTTTAAAGACAAATTGTtgtcatattttaaaaatatctccTGGAGCACTAGTCATTAAGGCCCCTTGCCCTCCTCAATGCACTCCATCTAGATACATACTTCAGTTAattataaacctttttttaataCAGATTACTTCTTCAATCTCTATGTACTATTCAGAACAGATACATGCAATTCATCAATAGCACGTTACAATTATTGCGATACATATTACGTTACACTTAACTGCTACTTGTTTATCTTCATCATGAGAATAACAGCTCTATTAGGTTGAACAGCTCACCACTACAATATCTAAAATAGATCAATGAAGATGGTCAAACGTGTCAATAGTTTACGCACACCTATAGCCGTATAGCCAAAGGGTTACACAACCCTCATCTTGATACACATCCTCACATCATCAATCAAACTtcatatcgaaaaaaaaaacaaaatcaaaataagcaCAAGTAAAATCGCCAATCGCAAAAAAGCGCAAAGCCACAATTCGCATGAGAAGCAAACGAAAACAACAGTAATTCAGGCGAAGTGAGGCGCGTTAGAAAATGAGCCCTCCCTTCGAGTCAGCGCTCAGCACAGCGGCCGCTGAGAGAGGGGCCCATTAATAAAAACCTGCGCCGGCGCTCCTCCGTCAGTCGCGGCGAGCATCATATCAAAATGAGGACGCTGACTTTTACGGTGGGTGCAGTGTGTGAAGTGAACTTTAATCGTgatattttttcgaaaaaaaaagtgACTTTTTGCCCTAATATATATACGGTCGGGAAAAGTGTTCGCGAAAATTCAGTTTTCCGAAATTAGAATTACGGGTCTTTTTTATTTGGTGATTTAATTCCTTTTTTACTAAAAGCTTTATAGTTCGTTTTCAAGATTGCGGAATaacgaattaaaaataattgtatcggTGTCAAAAATCATTACGAAAACttgcaatataaaataatatttcacaagcaattaaaagtaaattaaagtgtttaaagaaacaaacaataaatataaaagcttGTGTGCTCTGTAAATAATTGCAATAATCCGCATAATTGAGCCGAGCTTCGATATACACTTAACGAGCTTACGCATAACCGCCGATCATTCACACTTAACGCGATAACTTTAACTTATAAAAGCTCTACGACGATTTACTTAGTTACCGATTTACGACATAGaaactttaaagtttaaagcACTTTTATGAActtaatgaattaaaattacactTAGCATGCgttttaaaatgattaaaattcaAACGTAATTGTAGTCTCTGACGTGAATTATAATTAACGAATGTATAATAAACCTGCGTATTTACATACACAGCTTACATAACGAGCGTAAGATGCAgtacaataaacaatttaaaataattcgtTAAAAAGTGAAACCGGTTGAAATACATCGAGCGTTTAAATACGAGTCTTATTGTTAATTGTTGGAAAGTAATGCTTCTTTGTGGAAATGTAATGTTGTTCGCTTGTTGCAGATATGGGCGGTGCTGGCGTGCGCCGCAGCCCTGGCCGTGCCGCTGCAGGAGACGGCCAAGGACACCGAGTTGTCTCGGGACAAGCGCTCCCCCGGAGGTTGGCACTCTCCACCACCAGAGGGAGTGTGGAAGAAGAAACTCGTATGGAAAGAGGAGTGGAAGCAAATCTGGAAAACAGAAAAGAAACTGGTCTGGAAAACTGAAtggaaaaaagaaaaagtaccAGCTTGGAAAACTGAGAAAATACAACAGTGGAAAGAAGAACAAGTGCCTGCATGGAAAGTAGTCCAGAAACCAATCTGGAAGGAAGTACAGGTGCCCATCTGGAAGGAAGTTCAGGTTCCAGACTGGAAAAAAGTATGGAAACCAGTTTGGAAGGAAATCCAAGTCCCACATACCAAGGAAGTACAGGTACCTGCATGGAAACAAATCCACGTCCCTGAATGGGTTAAGGAAGGAGTACCCGGAGAGAAATACCTCGGCAAGGACCACCAAGGATGGGAGTACACCAGCCACGACCTGTGGAGGAAGAAGATGATCTGGAAGCCAGTGTGGAAGAAAGTCTGGAAGACAGAGCACAAACAAGAATGGGTCACTGAGAAGAAACTCGAATGGAAAGAGGAATGGAAACAGATCTGGAGAACTGAGAAGAAGCAAGCGTGGGTCACCGAGAAGAAACAGGAATGGATAGAAGAGAAAGTACAAATCTGGAAGACTGTTAAGAAGGAAGTCTGGGTACCCGTCCAGAAGAAGATCTGGGTAGAGAAGTGGAAGCAAGTGCAGGTCCCTGTATGGAAATCCATTGAAGTCCCAGCGTGGAAAAAGGTATGGAAGCCCGTGTGGGAGAAGGTGTGGGTACCTATCCACCATGAGCACGAACACCACGGATGGGACTAAGATTAGGTAACCACCattcattgtaaatattttttagtcaTTTGTTAACTATTTGTTACCGTCATATAccaatttttgtaaatattttttatctttgatAAGTGCAAGGCGTGCGCGAAGGCGAATGCTTCAAGCGAGTGtccaaaattgttttatttttccaaaattgcGAATGTGTTGTATTTGGCTTTGCGTGCGCCTTAACAAGTGATTTTTACATAATAGTTTGGTTCGTTTTAACGCAGTACACTTCCGTCTTCACGTCCATTGTTTTGGGCCGACAATGGGTTCCATCCCATGGTCGGTTCACTCATGTACATGCATGTAAGTTTAACACTTCCGAAACGATACAACCTGCAGATGTCACACAAATCGCGTTTGTATTCTTCTAAAGTGGTAAAAgaggctttatttttattgttgttttgtctGTTCAAagacaatgtttttatttgattgagACTTTTTGCtgatttcaattgttttttttttttatatcgtcAACTGGTGCTGTCGTAGTGAAGTATGCAATTTTAATCAGCAGAAAAAATTGAATCGGactaacattaaaatatctttttcaacacctaaattaaaatatattttaaatgtttttcttgaatgaaaaataatgatttaaacaGTATTGTGAGTATTGTAATGTTAGTTCGTTCGCTAAAAGTTACCGGGTGCAAGTTCGAGTCTCGGCTGAGTTAAGtacaagtttgttttgtttttaagtttaagtAATACACGAGTTATTGAGtattaaaaattttgaattttattttcaccCTTTTGTAATAAAGCCAGGGAAAATCACAAATCAGTACAGATAAAGTACTTTATTTACCTCTATACAACATAGATggtatttttatatacctacattcaaatccaaactaattaaagtaataaaaggtTTTTACTTACATTATGACTACGTCAAAATGTTTGCAGtaaatcttttgaaaataaatatgtagaccaccatatttcattcattttatttgcAGTTTCTCAAAACTTAAAGTACATAGTTCGTTTTTCTTTACTGCTAATTACAATTTCGATAAgtatcttaattaattaaatcaaaagaTCTAGCAACCACTTCACCAAAGTAGGTACTTGACAtaagttttttttgcaataagtaaggattcccataaaaaaatctataaatttCACATAAATCGGTTTAGACATACAGCTTTAGcgaaacaatttaataaacagCCTGTATGATGCAAGCTCAATTTGCACTATTAGAGTTAAGAAACAAATCctaaaaaaacaacaagttgTGATGAAAGCAGGTGTTGCGTGACGCGGGTTCGAGTCCCGTGCGAAGCAAATGTGTGTGATATGCATCAGTTCCGGGTTCATGCTTGTATGATGATACCATCAGTGGAGAAACTTCACAGAATGTATGATAGCAGGATGAGCAGTAAGTATAtacgtataaaataaagtttctgTTAATATTTGTCGTTCATTAGGGAagtccagcagtggacctatAAACAGGTTgatatctataataataatgatgtaCGTGTAGACAAAATATTCATTGAAAATAGTGCTAAAGATCATAACGTTAGttgtaattaaaatctttttccAAAGATCATGAATCAAAATTGGACTTTCGCCCTTTTCATGAAAAAGATTCTCAGCTCGAGATAAATTAAGGAGATTGGTCATTACGATAATGACAACAGAGCATGTTTTTGATTGCACAAATGAATACAATAAGTATGTGTCTCGAATATATTTGCTATTAGAAAGGGAAagtattaggtacataattgGTCTCATCTCCTCAGGGCTAAGCGTGAGGGTATTGAGAGGTCAAGAGTTCGAACCTACGTACTTTCAACTTGAATACTTCCACATCTGATTTATAAGGAAATTATATCTCCTTTGATATTTTACATCAGAATATACTTAGATTAATTACCTACCACAAATTACGGTTTTTATAACTCTTCCTTTacgttaaaaagtttatttagtttccaatattatttagtttgagtgttttcattaaatattgaaatctttacataaaataggtacttaacaaAACTTGTCTGAAAATATCGATATGAACATGAAATACAAACAATTCCATATCAATAAGACAAACAGAAGTCCTTTGCTTTGGACCCTTTTACGAAAAACTGAAGTGAAGTTCGAAGTCAACACTCAAAACAATAGTCGTGTAATTCCCGTTGACAAAGCAAGTGTTGTTCAAAAGATTTTCCAAAAAGAGCCACTGCTGCCAAAGGCTTGTAGTGCAGGTATGTTTTATTAGGGAGCCACAATAGCACCCTGggggtctgtctgtctgtctgtcacggaTATTGTTCGTCAGTTCGTATGCTTGCAGCGCTTTGTCCGGCGACGGCTTTCACGGTACACACGGATCTAATAAAACAGATCCTTTTAATCGGCTTTGTGTAATAAAAGTCCTTTTTTGTATGTTGCTGAGTGCAGTCGCTTTGTTTGCTGAGTGCAGTCGCTTTGTTTGCTGAGTGCAGTCGCTTTGTTTGCTGAGTGCAGTCGCTTTGTTCGCTACTATTATGTGACAGGTTTATGTTATTAATTAGCTGTTACTTATCTATGGTTTGATTCGACTACTGAGaaatagttttttctttttgcatTCTGATAGAAATCACACAGTAATCTTCTTTTCTAATTAGTAATATTGGAAAATGTATTTATCTGCATGCTGTAGGTTTCTGTGATTTTACTTGCATTTTATTCTGAAAGAGATGTTTCAAGCGTTTAATTAAAATCCTTTATACAAATTATCCATTAAAGAAACATTAATATTTGTTGTACATAACAAAACTTATTAAATTctgaaaaaagtcgtggtggcctagtgggtaaagatccaacctctcaagtatgagtgcgtgggttcaattccaggtcaggcaagttcCAATACAAGTTTTCTGAATTTGtctgtactttctaaatatatctaaaacaccaatgactgtgtttcggatggcatgttaaattgtaggtcccggctgtcattgaacattcttgacAGACGTtgcaggtagtcagaagcagtaagtctgacgccagtctaaccaaggggtatcaggttgcccggtaactgggttgaggaggtcagataggcagtcgcttcttgtaaaacactggtactcagctgcatccggttagactggaagccgaccccaacatagttgggaaaaggctcggaggttgGAGATTAAGTTCGAAAACCCCTTGGTATACACAATTCCCACACCAAAGTACAAGCGTAATAAAAAAGTTACCCAACAGTGACGCCGATAAATAAATTGGACAAAACATAAAAAGTCTTGACTGAAATTAATTTGCAGTAAAAAGGAGATATATACTTCCATAAATATGAGGCCGCCTCGTAAAGTATGTACGTTTATTGGACTGAAAATATAACGTGTGAACGGCTTATTACTATTgcagaataaataatatttcgagAACAAGCTCCATTTAAGCTTATCGTGTATTTGGGCGGCAACTTGTGCTACAGTTACATACTGAATACTTACAAAACATGATCGCTTTACATTCATTAAACTCGTAAGGGAATATGTAGGGGTAGTATGTAAGGAGATATAAGGGGTTAGTACACGAGGATAGAATGCTTTTCGTGTCTTCGTTCACTTACTTTTaattctattaaaattatatcaacATTCATACCTAGTAGTTTTATCGTGATAAATAACCTTTCTCACCGATCAAGCTTTCTCCTTAGTACTAACCTAGCTATTTATTTGCtgtcttaataaataaattcacacTCTTTATATAAGAAGTTATTAAGTAAAAATagttgaataataatatttgcaaatAATAAGCTTATTGCCTCTTCAATACTTACTGAAGAGCAATTAACAGCATTTATTATTCATTAACAAAATGCAACGCAAAGAGAAGTGATCCTCAACGTTGTGAACATTTTAATACTTTCTGAGGACTTCACTTCAGGTTATTTTCAAAGCCCTGACTATATAGTAAGTACTAGCTTTCATCACGAAGTCACCTGTATTTTAGGAGAACTATAGTAATGATAGTACATGGAGTATGTCCTCGTATTTTTGACTTGCTAGCCAGTTTTCGATCAACCGTTAGACGCATTGTTAAATTCGCATAAGTATTAATAAAAGTCCCTATAAAAGAAAACATGCGTTAGActagcttttattttaattagcatCACGGACAAATAGACAAGGCGATCTTGTTTAGTTGTagctatataataatataattgcaaGAACATTCACTAGTTCTCTCATTAGTTGAGTATTAGCACCACttgataatattataagtactaTCAGTTTTGTACTTCACTGTACTTAGCATCGTAACAATATTTTACcacgtatttattatttttggactataaaatacattttcgaTATAACTTATCATTATAGGAtgataattgaaaaaatatggagAAGCACTTAGACATAATTACTGAAACACGTATTGTTCCAAACATACTCTCGGCAACAAGAAGACACTTTATCAACAGACGACAAATAGGATGAGTACCGCTATCGggtcattcgtcatctcgacacacttaactcaccacgaatgtgtccacttcgtgaaactcaaaatttttacatttatcatgtcgtcaactccaCACGTGaagattttgatgcgtgtcCATTTAGTGAAACTGTATaatttaatacacttttatgttttcaccaactcgacacgTTTTAGAATTTAATGCGATTTCAAGCAAAATgtacagtcaacaaatgaatctattcattttctgtgtcacaaacatcatcgcCCACTGAACGTCAGCTTAGCAAACGCTTCAAACGCGAACATGGACTCCCAAACTACTTAGTACATGTACTAGgaaatcataagtgcattgaagccagatgcattagcaacttttaataatgttctacaataaaataatggtattgaaatcgaatcattGTTCGTCACAATTACTAGGGTAACAGAACTGAACAGAAGATATTCTATCTTCAATATTAATCGGATTGCTAAGTAATGCACATATCTGTTTTTCTACAATTTATCGACAGAAGACTTTTCAAGTACTGTCTATAATtcataatactttgtttttacTTGTGTTTTACTGAAAATCACCAACTGTTTGATTTTCATTATTCCTCACGTACTATATTCGTTTTCTTTCTCACTATATGTTCTACTACTGCCATTCCGTTTGCTTATCATCATAATTGCAATCGTAATAATGTCACAATCATTTTACTTAGActaagataaataataactacAGAGATCAATAAAATCAACATTAGAAATAGAATATTTAAGTAGTACCACAATCATGTCGTGAGAAAGAAAacgaaaattgtatgtaagGAATAATGGAAATCAAACAGTTGATGATTTTCAGTATACCTCaatcaaagaaaaacattaataaaaaaaaacaaagtattatgaataaatattacagAAGGTATTTGAAAAGTCTTTTGTCGATAAGTTGAAGAAAAAGTGCATTACTTAGTAATCCGATAACGAATGTCTTCTGTTATGTCACCCTAGTACTTGTGACAAAAAGgattcgatttcaataccattattttagtgtagaaaattattatatacaAGTTGGTAATGCACCtggcttcaatgcacttatgatttcCGAGTACTTGTAGTAAGTAGTTTGGGAGTCGCGTTTCAAGCGTTTACTAAGCtcagtggccgatgatgtttgtgacacagaaaatgaatacattcatttgttgactgtactttttgcttgaaatcgggttaaattctAAAACTTATCGACTTggtgaaaatataaaagtttataatttaagtttcactaactggacactTATCAAAATCataacgtgtcgagttgacaACATGATAAATgctaaaattttgagtttcaccaagtggacacattcgtggtgagttaagtgtgtcgagatgacgaatgaccCCCGCTAtcaaataaactgaaataaatcaTATAAGATCTCTATCTCATGGGCCCACATTGTCACACTTCGAACAGAGCTTTGTACGAGAATAACTTCTCTTTATTTAGAACCATTCTTTTGCAATCATTTTATTATCAAGGTTTCGGCTTTCGGACTACatgatattgaatttattaattttaatagtatTCAAGCAGCTGCAATATATCTTTGCTAATAAGGACTTAGCAGGCCATTACTTAGCAGGTATTTAAACTGCAGTGATTACAACAAGCCCGATG
This window of the Helicoverpa zea isolate HzStark_Cry1AcR chromosome 31, ilHelZeax1.1, whole genome shotgun sequence genome carries:
- the LOC124645477 gene encoding golgin subfamily A member 6-like protein 22, with the translated sequence MRTLTFTIWAVLACAAALAVPLQETAKDTELSRDKRSPGGWHSPPPEGVWKKKLVWKEEWKQIWKTEKKLVWKTEWKKEKVPAWKTEKIQQWKEEQVPAWKVVQKPIWKEVQVPIWKEVQVPDWKKVWKPVWKEIQVPHTKEVQVPAWKQIHVPEWVKEGVPGEKYLGKDHQGWEYTSHDLWRKKMIWKPVWKKVWKTEHKQEWVTEKKLEWKEEWKQIWRTEKKQAWVTEKKQEWIEEKVQIWKTVKKEVWVPVQKKIWVEKWKQVQVPVWKSIEVPAWKKVWKPVWEKVWVPIHHEHEHHGWD